The following are encoded together in the Pirellulales bacterium genome:
- a CDS encoding ECF-type sigma factor, whose amino-acid sequence MSDVTRILSAIEQGDPHAAEQLLPLVYDELRKLATQKLVQEKPGQTLQATALVHEAYLRLVDVGKAQHWNSRGHFFAAAAEAMRRILVDQARKKKSRKHGGGLERLPLEEAEIACPEPAVDLLAVNDALEKFERLDKAGADLVKLRYYAGLTLPQAADALGISSSTADRLWAYARAWLHAELREDDPERAC is encoded by the coding sequence ATGAGCGATGTCACCCGCATCCTATCGGCTATCGAGCAAGGCGATCCGCACGCCGCGGAGCAGCTCTTGCCGTTGGTCTACGACGAATTGCGAAAGCTGGCGACGCAAAAACTCGTGCAAGAGAAGCCTGGGCAAACCTTGCAGGCCACGGCCCTGGTCCACGAGGCGTATCTGCGGTTGGTCGACGTCGGCAAGGCCCAGCATTGGAACAGCCGCGGACACTTCTTTGCCGCCGCGGCCGAGGCCATGCGGCGGATTCTGGTCGATCAGGCACGCAAGAAAAAAAGCCGTAAGCACGGGGGCGGGCTGGAACGCCTTCCTCTCGAGGAGGCCGAGATCGCCTGCCCGGAGCCGGCCGTCGATCTGCTCGCCGTGAATGATGCCCTCGAAAAGTTCGAGCGTCTGGACAAGGCGGGCGCCGATCTGGTGAAGCTGCGCTATTACGCCGGCCTCACGCTCCCCCAGGCGGCCGACGCGCTGGGCATTTCTTCCTCAACTGCCGATCGGCTATGGGCTTACGCCCGCGCCTGGCTCCATGCGGAGCTAAGAGAAGACGACCCGGAACGAGCGTGCTGA